Sequence from the Candidatus Dependentiae bacterium genome:
CATTTGGGCCTTATTTATGAAATGACGGATAATTTGCAGGCTGGTACAAGCCTTCAGGCCGTGCTTCATGGAACACAGGTGTATTCGCCGTATACATTTACAGGAACATTAAGTATTGTTTTTTAATTTTTTGTCGCATCTATGGCCTTTATAAGAGCTGCATTCTTGCAATAGACCCCAGTTTGGGGTTTATTGGCTTTGACCTGGCGATTTTGGCGTGTTAGACTGCTTGAAGATGTTTTAATAAAATTGCTGATATTGGCAGTTTAGCCCACAAGAAAGGTCTTGTTTTTTTATGGCAAAAAAAAGCTACAACGTAGAAGTTCCTGTAAATGGAAATAATATTGAAAAAAGTCTTCGTCGTTTGAAAAAAACGATTGAACGTGAAGGTGTTGTTCGTGATATGAAGCGTCAAGTTTACTTTGAACCGCCAACACAAAAACGTCGCAAAAAGAAGTTGCGTGCAATCAAGACAAATGCAATGCGTCTTTCTGAAGGCGTCTAGGGGTTTGCCTTGTCGTTTAGACCAAATTCTTCTCATAAAAAAGAACGCGCACGTTCACAGTTTTTCCGTGAATTTGTAGTTCTTTTTCGCAAATTAGCGTTAGATGAGCCTATCTTAAATTCTATTTTTCCGACCAAGACGGAAACTGCTCCCGATGGATCAGTAATGTATTTTTACTTTGCTGGTGATGGGGATCAGGCAGCTGTTGAAGAGGTTTTGAAAACGTTGATTTTGTATAAGCCTTCTATTCGAAAAGCGATTGGCGATCAGATACGAAAGCGCTATGTACCACAAATAATTTTTAGATATGACTCTACATTCGAAAAAATTCAAAGAATTGAATCTTTGTTGAATAATATAGTATCTGAAAATTCCTCTGGGTCAGATGATAATGATTTGAAGTGATTGAAATAATGGATTGTGTCTCTGGATACTTGGTTTTTTCAATTTTCATATTTTGGACTTCATTGATAACAAACATTGCTCATCAATTGCTCAAAGAGCGGTCGTTGCTACTCATGCGGCCTGTTTGCAG
This genomic interval carries:
- the rpsU gene encoding 30S ribosomal protein S21, with the protein product MAKKSYNVEVPVNGNNIEKSLRRLKKTIEREGVVRDMKRQVYFEPPTQKRRKKKLRAIKTNAMRLSEGV
- a CDS encoding ribosome-binding factor A gives rise to the protein MSFRPNSSHKKERARSQFFREFVVLFRKLALDEPILNSIFPTKTETAPDGSVMYFYFAGDGDQAAVEEVLKTLILYKPSIRKAIGDQIRKRYVPQIIFRYDSTFEKIQRIESLLNNIVSENSSGSDDNDLK